In one window of Clupea harengus chromosome 4, Ch_v2.0.2, whole genome shotgun sequence DNA:
- the lmbr1l gene encoding limb region 1 homolog-like protein isoform X1: MEINDVSVREQQFHERVRETLICVLLFSCLYIVSYLILTHFKKNAEFVTDDIEDATVNKISLWLCTFTLSVAVCAVLLLPISILSNEVLLTFPHSYYMQWLNGSLIHGLWNLVFLFSNLSLVFLMPFAYFFIESEGFAGSKKGVMSRVYETAVMLLFLSLLVLGMVWVASALLNHNNARESLYDLWECYLPYLYSGISLFGVLLLLLCTPFGLSRMFSITGSLLVKPRLLENVEETMNCAVMEEASLNRKLNNSASSCWVHVNMEAVRKQFLSVQAKRIALELRRRASPWQRNLGYPLAMLLLLALTVVCVLMVCFHILELLFDETAMPRGMEDPRLGMASFSMFGSLGAAVEVVLILYLMVSSVVGFYSSPLFSSLLPRAQDTTLTQIIGNCVSLVVLSSALPVFSRTLGITRFDLLGDFGRYNWLGNFHIVFLYNVVFAGLTSACLMNTLTWTVQRELIRAFGLHKLPRTVSRSAIPFRLLVASGLSKIQ, translated from the exons ATCTGTGTCCTTCTCTTCAGCTGCCTGTACATTGTGTCCTACCTCATTCTCACTCACTTCAAGAAAAATGCAGAGTTTGTCACCG ATGACATTGAAGATGCCACAGTCAACAAGATTTC GTTGTGGCTGTGCACATTCACCCTCTCTGTGGCGGTGTGTGCCGTTCTCCTGCTCCCCATCTCCATCCTGTCCAACGAGGTTCTGCTCACCTTCCCCCACAGCTACTACATGCAGTGGCTCAACGGCTCCCTCATCCACG GCTTGTGGAACTtggtcttcctcttctccaacCTCTCCCTCGTCTTCCTCATGCCCTTCGCCTACTTCTTCATCGAGTCGGAGGGCTTTGCAGGATCTAAAAAG ggTGTGATGTCGCGTGTGTACGAGACCGCTGTCATgctgctgttcctgagcctgctagTGCTGGGCATGGTGTGGGTGGCCTCAGCCCTCCTGAACCACAACAACGCCAGAGAGAGCCTCTACG ACCTGTGGGAATGCTACCTGCCCTACCTGTACTCGGGCATCTCACTGTTTGGAGTGCTGCTGCTCTTAT TGTGCACTCCCTTCGGCCTGTCTCGGATGTTCAGCATCACCGGCAGCCTGCTGGTCAAACCCCGG ctGCTGGAGAATGTGGAGGAGACGATGAACTGTGCGGTGATGGAGGAGGCCTCTCTCAACAGGAAGCTGAACA ACAGTGCGTCGTCCTGCTGGGTTCATGTGAATATGGAGGCCGTGAGGAAGCAGTTTCTCAGTGTGCAGGCCAAACGCATTGCTTTAG AACTGCGGAGGAGGGCATCCCCATGGCAACGCAACTTGGGCTACCCACTGGCCATGCTCCTGCTTCTGGCTCTCACG gttgtgtgtgtgctgatggtgtGCTTCCACATCCTGGAGCTGCTCTTCGACGAGACGGCCATGCCCCGAGGGATGGAG gaCCCTCGACTTGGCATGGCCTCCTTCTCCATGTTTGGATCCCTGGGAGCGGCAGTGGAGGTGGTGCTCATCCT TTATCTGATGGTGTCATCAGTGGTTGGGTTCTACAGCTCCCCTCTGTTCTCAAGTCTGCTGCCTCGTGCCCAGGACACCACCCTCACACAG ATCATTGGGAACTGCGTGTCACTGGTGGTGCTGAGCTCTGCCCTGCCTGTCTTTTCCCGAACACTTG gcATCACCCGGTTTGATCTGCTGGGAGACTTTGGACGCTACAACTGGCTGGGCAACTTCCACATCGTATTCCTCTACAACGTGGTGTTCGCAGGCCTCACCTCGGCCTGCCTGATGAACACGCTCACCTGGACCGTGCAGCGGGAGCTCATCCGTGCCTTCG GTCTCCACAAACTCCCCCGGACCGTCTCCCGCTCTGCCATCCCCTTCAGGCTCCTTGTGGCCAGCGGGCTCTCGAAGATCCAGTGA
- the dhh gene encoding desert hedgehog protein: protein MTLSPWHRRALLVLLSVCTYTSLLVHGCGPGPGYGARPRPRKLIPMRYKQYVPQISENNLGASGRPEGKITRDSERFNELVCNYNIHVDFKDEEHTQADRFMTKRCKDCLDRLALAVMMQWPKTRLRVTEAWDEDGNHPPDSLHYEGRAVDITTSDRNTSKYGLLAQLAVEAGFDWVHYESKHHVHCSVKADHSVALERGGCFPGSGQVTMEGGRQMPMSLLKPGDKVLSQTASGQTVFSRVLVFLHKDRGSRSIFLVLGTEDGQRLALTPNHLLFYSSYYEVDHSKYQGYFASRVQKGDYVLVHGSGGRVRPSKVTSVSLEEKVGVYAPLTEQGTLFVDGVLASSYASVEDHRLAHWAFGLLRLLFSLSWWTQGVDQESAQVRVAEAAHSEAQTYSHARNTCQIWGNETLRVRGVGWDQNNHCQQSTASLKDSYGETCEKEGHKQCNVHWYARLLHTLGQILLDPQIFY, encoded by the exons ATGACGTTGTCTCCGTGGCATAGGCGGGCACTGCTCGTCTTGCTGTcggtgtgcacatacacatcgCTGTTGGTCCACGGATGCGGTCCTGGACCGGGGTATGGCGCCCGTCCCAGACCACGCAAACTAATTCCTATGAGGTACAAGCAGTATGTACCCCAAATCTCTGAGAATAACCTCGGTGCAAGCGGGCGGCCAGAGGGCAAGATTACGCGCGACTCCGAACGGTTCAACGAGCTGGTGTGCAACTACAACATTCACGTCGACTTCAAAGACGAAGAGCACACTCAAGCCGACCGCTTCATGACAAAG CGCTGCAAGGACTGCCTGGACAGGCTGGCCCTAGCTGTGATGATGCAGTGGCCAAAGACCAGATTGCGAGTCACAGAGGCCTGGGACGAGGATGGAAATCATCCTCCTGATTCTCTGCACTATGAGGGCCGTGCCGTAGACATCACCACTTCGGACCGCAACACCTCCAAGTACGGCCTTCTGGCCCAGCTGGCCGTGGAGGCTGGTTTTGATTGGGTCCACTATGAGTCCAAGCACCACGTCCACTGCTCTGTCAAAGCTG ATCACTCTGTGGCTCTTGAGAGAGGTGGCTGTTTCCCAGGGTCGGGACAGGTAACTATGGAAGGAGGAAGACAGATGCCTATGTCTTTACTGAAGCCTGGAGACAAAGTCCTTTCCCAGACAGCGTCGGGTCAAACAGTTTTCAGCCGGGTCCTTGTCTTTCTACACAAGGACCGTGGGAGCAGGTCTATTTTCCTAGTGCTGGGCACGGAGGACGGACAGAGACTTGCACTAACACCTAATCACCTGCTATTTTATTCTTCTTATTATGAAGTAGATCACAGCAAGTACCAAGGTTACTTCGCTAGCAGAGTGCAGAAGGGAGACTATGTCCTTGTCCACGGAtcaggagggagagtgagaccaTCCAAGGTAACCTCAGTGTCACTGGAAGAGAAGGTGGGCGTCTATGCTCCCCTGACGGAACAAGGCACTCTTTTTGTGGACGGGGTTCTAGCCTCTAGCTATGCCTCTGTGGAGGACCACAGACTTGCACACTGGGCCTTCGGGCTTCTTCGTCTCCTGTTTTCTCTGTCATGGTGGACCCAGGGTGTGGACCAAGAGAGTGCGCAAGTCCGAGTGGCAGAGGCCGCCCATTCTGAGGCCCAGACTTACAGTCATGCGCGGAACACGTGCCAAATATGGGGGAATGAGACGCTGAGAGTCAGAGGTGTAGGTTGGGACCAGAATAACCATTGCCAACAAAGCACAGCTTCACTGAAAGACAGTTATGGGGAAACCTGTGAGAAAGAAGGACACAAACAGTGTAATGTTCATTGGTATGCTAGACTTCTGCACACCCTAGGGCAAATATTACTGGACCCGCAGATATTTTACTAA
- the lmbr1l gene encoding limb region 1 homolog-like protein isoform X2, with protein MQWLNGSLIHGLWNLVFLFSNLSLVFLMPFAYFFIESEGFAGSKKGVMSRVYETAVMLLFLSLLVLGMVWVASALLNHNNARESLYDLWECYLPYLYSGISLFGVLLLLLCTPFGLSRMFSITGSLLVKPRLLENVEETMNCAVMEEASLNRKLNNSASSCWVHVNMEAVRKQFLSVQAKRIALELRRRASPWQRNLGYPLAMLLLLALTVVCVLMVCFHILELLFDETAMPRGMEDPRLGMASFSMFGSLGAAVEVVLILYLMVSSVVGFYSSPLFSSLLPRAQDTTLTQIIGNCVSLVVLSSALPVFSRTLGITRFDLLGDFGRYNWLGNFHIVFLYNVVFAGLTSACLMNTLTWTVQRELIRAFGLHKLPRTVSRSAIPFRLLVASGLSKIQ; from the exons ATGCAGTGGCTCAACGGCTCCCTCATCCACG GCTTGTGGAACTtggtcttcctcttctccaacCTCTCCCTCGTCTTCCTCATGCCCTTCGCCTACTTCTTCATCGAGTCGGAGGGCTTTGCAGGATCTAAAAAG ggTGTGATGTCGCGTGTGTACGAGACCGCTGTCATgctgctgttcctgagcctgctagTGCTGGGCATGGTGTGGGTGGCCTCAGCCCTCCTGAACCACAACAACGCCAGAGAGAGCCTCTACG ACCTGTGGGAATGCTACCTGCCCTACCTGTACTCGGGCATCTCACTGTTTGGAGTGCTGCTGCTCTTAT TGTGCACTCCCTTCGGCCTGTCTCGGATGTTCAGCATCACCGGCAGCCTGCTGGTCAAACCCCGG ctGCTGGAGAATGTGGAGGAGACGATGAACTGTGCGGTGATGGAGGAGGCCTCTCTCAACAGGAAGCTGAACA ACAGTGCGTCGTCCTGCTGGGTTCATGTGAATATGGAGGCCGTGAGGAAGCAGTTTCTCAGTGTGCAGGCCAAACGCATTGCTTTAG AACTGCGGAGGAGGGCATCCCCATGGCAACGCAACTTGGGCTACCCACTGGCCATGCTCCTGCTTCTGGCTCTCACG gttgtgtgtgtgctgatggtgtGCTTCCACATCCTGGAGCTGCTCTTCGACGAGACGGCCATGCCCCGAGGGATGGAG gaCCCTCGACTTGGCATGGCCTCCTTCTCCATGTTTGGATCCCTGGGAGCGGCAGTGGAGGTGGTGCTCATCCT TTATCTGATGGTGTCATCAGTGGTTGGGTTCTACAGCTCCCCTCTGTTCTCAAGTCTGCTGCCTCGTGCCCAGGACACCACCCTCACACAG ATCATTGGGAACTGCGTGTCACTGGTGGTGCTGAGCTCTGCCCTGCCTGTCTTTTCCCGAACACTTG gcATCACCCGGTTTGATCTGCTGGGAGACTTTGGACGCTACAACTGGCTGGGCAACTTCCACATCGTATTCCTCTACAACGTGGTGTTCGCAGGCCTCACCTCGGCCTGCCTGATGAACACGCTCACCTGGACCGTGCAGCGGGAGCTCATCCGTGCCTTCG GTCTCCACAAACTCCCCCGGACCGTCTCCCGCTCTGCCATCCCCTTCAGGCTCCTTGTGGCCAGCGGGCTCTCGAAGATCCAGTGA